Proteins encoded within one genomic window of Phototrophicus methaneseepsis:
- the jag gene encoding RNA-binding cell elongation regulator Jag/EloR, with product MEIIEKTGPTVEAAVKAGVEELGVTPAEVMVEVLEEPNRGLLGIGAKPARVRIIFMGQRPSAQPPAPKPATTSEDDQQSRRERSSGGEDRRNDRRQVDRRGNNRRDNDRRDNSRGRRGGDRRRDYDRGRSPRQMEDTFTEPAPDEIPDAEAHEDALAGKAVLVQLLEKMGMAETHVGIRKAEPTREDEELHWVLNVSGKNVNRLIGRRGDTLASLQYITRLIVSRTHDSHVNLIVDAGQYKDQRSEKLEDLAVRMADRAVEQQRTITLEPMPPNERRIIHLALRERDDVETKSVGEGHSRKVTINPVL from the coding sequence ATGGAAATTATAGAAAAGACTGGCCCGACAGTTGAAGCTGCCGTCAAAGCGGGTGTCGAAGAATTGGGTGTGACCCCTGCCGAAGTTATGGTAGAAGTTCTAGAAGAACCTAATCGTGGCCTGCTGGGTATTGGGGCGAAGCCAGCGCGCGTGCGCATTATCTTCATGGGTCAGCGCCCATCTGCACAACCACCAGCGCCAAAACCGGCGACAACTTCTGAAGATGATCAGCAGTCTCGCCGTGAGCGTTCCTCAGGTGGCGAAGACCGCCGCAATGATCGCCGCCAGGTTGATCGCCGTGGTAATAACCGCCGCGACAATGATCGTCGTGATAATAGCCGTGGTCGTCGTGGTGGTGATCGTCGCCGCGATTATGATCGCGGACGCTCGCCGCGCCAGATGGAAGATACATTTACAGAGCCAGCGCCGGATGAAATCCCGGATGCAGAAGCCCACGAAGATGCGCTCGCTGGTAAGGCTGTCCTTGTCCAATTATTAGAAAAAATGGGCATGGCAGAAACCCATGTCGGCATTCGCAAGGCTGAGCCTACCCGTGAGGACGAAGAATTGCATTGGGTGCTGAATGTCTCCGGTAAGAATGTCAACCGCCTGATTGGTCGCCGTGGCGATACGCTCGCTTCTTTGCAATACATCACACGTTTGATCGTCAGCCGCACGCATGATTCCCATGTGAACCTTATCGTAGATGCGGGCCAGTACAAAGATCAGCGTTCTGAAAAGCTGGAAGACCTGGCTGTCCGTATGGCTGACCGCGCTGTGGAGCAGCAGCGGACCATTACCTTGGAGCCAATGCCGCCCAACGAGCGCCGTATTATTCACCTGGCGCTGCGTGAGCGCGATGATGTGGAGACCAAGAGCGTTGGCGAAGGCCATTCGCGTAAGGTTACCATCAACCCGGTGTTGTAG